A DNA window from Malus domestica chromosome 12, GDT2T_hap1 contains the following coding sequences:
- the LOC103451352 gene encoding acyl carrier protein 1, chloroplastic-like isoform X1, which translates to MAAVAGASSISLLRSATQQFHQNLALSRTNGLKSVSLAGYGRSSLSLGLQQRSLRLRVSCAAKPETVAKVSKIVRKQLALPDDSAVTGESKFSELGADSLDTVEIVMGLEEEFGISVEEDSAQAIATVQDAADLIEKLIEKNKA; encoded by the exons ATGGCCGCCGTCGCCGGAGCTTCCTCAATCTCTCTCCTCCGCTCCGCCACCCAACAGTTCCACCAAAATCTC GCATTATCCAGGACAAATGGTTTGAAGTCGGTTTCACTTGCTGGTTATGGAAGAAGCTCCCTTTCTTTGGGATTGCAGCAACGCTCCTTGCGGCTTCGTGTTTCCTGCGCT GCTAAACCAGAAACAGTGGCGAAGGTGTCTAAGATAGTAAGGAAGCAACTTGCATTGCCAGATGACTCTGCTGTTACCGGCGAGTCAAAGTTTTCTGAACTTGGAGCTGATTCTCTCGATACG GTTGAGATTGTGATGGGACTTGAGGAGGAATTCGGTATTAGTGTAGAAGAGGATAGCGCTCAGGCCATTGCAACTGTGCAGGATGCCGCGGATCTTATTGAGAAGCTCATTGAGAAGAACAAGGCTTAG
- the LOC103451352 gene encoding acyl carrier protein 1, chloroplastic-like isoform X2 translates to MAAVAGASSISLLRSATQQFHQNLALSRTNGLKSVSLAGYGRSSLSLGLQQRSLRLRVSCAAKPETVAKVSKIVRKQLALPDDSAVTGESKFSELGADSLDTVEIVMGFEEEFGISVEEDSAQTIATVQDAADLIEKLVEKNKA, encoded by the exons ATGGCCGCCGTCGCCGGAGCTTCCTCAATCTCTCTCCTCCGCTCCGCCACCCAACAGTTCCACCAAAATCTC GCATTATCCAGGACAAATGGTTTGAAGTCGGTTTCACTTGCTGGTTATGGAAGAAGCTCCCTTTCTTTGGGATTGCAGCAACGCTCCTTGCGGCTTCGTGTTTCCTGCGCT GCTAAACCAGAAACAGTGGCGAAGGTGTCTAAGATAGTAAGGAAGCAACTTGCATTGCCAGATGACTCTGCTGTTACCGGCGAGTCAAAGTTTTCTGAACTTGGAGCTGATTCTCTCGATACG GTTGAGATTGTGATGGGATTTGAGGAGGAATTCGGTATAAGTGTGGAAGAGGACAGCGCTCAGACCATTGCAACCGTGCAGGATGCGGCGGATCTTATTGAGAAGCTCGTTGAGAAAAATAAGGCTTAG
- the LOC103451355 gene encoding ankyrin repeat-containing protein BDA1-like — protein MDARLFDASQTGDVQLLHRLLAENPLLLHSLALTSTDNPLHVASIAGHVDFVKEIVRLKPDYVEELNRDGFSPMHIASANGYLEIVREMLRVDRRLCQLNGRDEWTPLHYAASRGRVDVIREMVLACPESVEDVTVQGETVIHLAVKCSQFKAIKFLVELVAEANKVYILNMKDKHGDTVLHLATWKKQHQVVEGLVGSETIAGALEVNSVNDRGLTALDLVFPNETGDWEMEAILRGAGALRAGDIVHSGVQFSNSHSPNHNHTSSETHQLQQEQQEQQKTNRWEYFQFKKGRDSPSDARNALLVVASLVATATFQVGLNPPNGIWQDSNDVNNSGTGSSNEPVHLAGRSIMGSYSEVSFVIFVVFNSIGFYFSLYTMIVLTANFPLQLELQICIIAVYTTYSTAVVNIAPSYNTGLFITVFTSVLPFLVGLAAKWARHPVAIWLTKPLGKWILRFFELIW, from the exons ATGGATGCAAGGCTGTTTGACGCTTCTCAGACGGGAGATGTCCAACTTCTGCATCGATTGCTGGCAGAGAATCCACTTCTACTCCATAGCCTTGCCCTAACTTCCACAGATAATCCTTTACATGTTGCTTCGATTGCTGGGCATGTCGACTTTGTCAAGGAGATTGTGAGGTTGAAACCAGATTATGTCGAAGAACTGAACCGGGATGGTTTTAGCCCCATGCATATTGCATCCGCCAATGGGTATTTGGAAATTGTAAGGGAGATGCTGAGGGTTGACCGGAGACTCTGCCAGCTAAACGGAAGAGATGAGTGGACTCCTCTCCACTATGCCGCTAGCAGGGGGAGGGTAGACGTAATTAGAGAAATGGTCTTGGCTTGTCCAGAAAGTGTTGAAGATGTGACCGTACAAGGGGAGACTGTTATTCACCTTGCTGTTAAGTGCAGCCAGTTTAAAGCAATTAAATTTTTGGTGGAATTGGTTGCAGAAGCGAACAAGGTGTACATCTTGAACATGAAGGATAAGCATGGCGACACAGTTCTTCATCTAGCAACCTGGAAAAAACAACATCAG GTGGTGGAAGGATTAGTTGGCAGTGAAACAATTGCAGGAGCCTTGGAAGTAAATTCTGTAAACGATAGGGGTCTCACAGCTTTGGATCTGGTCTTCCCAAATGAAACCGGTGATTGGGAAATGGAGGCAATCCTTCGTGGTGCTGGAGCTTTGAGAGCAGGAGATATAGTCCACTCCGGTGTCCAATTCTCCAATTCTCATAGCCCTAACCATAACCACACGTCATCAGAGACTCATCAGTTGCAGCAGGAGCAGCAGGAGCAGCAGAAGACAAATAGGTGGGAATACTTCCAGTTCAAAAAGGGCAGAGACAGTCCTAGCGATGCACGTAACGCGCTGCTAGTAGTCGCTTCACTAGTGGCTACGGCCACCTTTCAAGTGGGACTCAACCCTCCAAATGGAATTTGGCAGGACAGTAATGATGTGAATAATAGTGGGACTGGCAGCAGCAATGAACCAGTACACTTGGCAGGAAGGTCCATCATGGGTTCTTATAGTGAAGTTTCATTCGTcatttttgtggttttcaactcGATTGGATTTTACTTTTCTCTTTACACCATGATCGTCCTCACAGCCAATTTCCCTCTCCAGTTGGAGCTTCAAATCTGCATCATAGCGGTATACACCACCTACAGCACTGCGGTTGTCAACATTGCACCATCGTATAACACCGGGCTCTTTATCACCGTGTTCACATCGGTTTTGCCCTTTTTGGTCGGACTTGCTGCCAAATGGGCTAGACACCCTGTCGCAATCTGGCTTACAAAACCTCTCGGAAAATGGATCCTTCGGTTCTTTGAATTAATTTGGTGA